A window from Urocitellus parryii isolate mUroPar1 chromosome 1, mUroPar1.hap1, whole genome shotgun sequence encodes these proteins:
- the Sned1 gene encoding sushi, nidogen and EGF-like domain-containing protein 1 isoform X7 — protein MRSGAAWALLLAAALGLWTHGVRGAVALADFYPFGAERGDAVTPKQDDGGSGLRPLSVPFPFFGAEHSGLYVNNNGIISFLKEVSQFTPVAFPIAKDRCVVAAFWADVDNRRAGDVYYREATDPATLHRATEDIRRYFPELPDFSATWVFVATWYRVTFFGGSSSSPVNTFQTVLVTNGKSSFTIFNYESISWTTGTHASSGGNSAGLGGIAAQAGFNAGDGRRYFNIPGSRTADMAEVETTTNVGVPGRWAFRIDDAQVRVGGCGHTTSVCLALRPCLNGGKCIDDCVTGNPSYTCSCLAGFTGRRCHLDVNECASHPCQNGGTCTNGVNSFSCECPAGFRGPTCESALSPCDSTECQNGGQCQAESGSAVCVCQAGYTGATCETDVDECGSDPCLNGGSCVDLVGNYTCVCVEPFEGPRCETGSHSVPDACLSAPCQNGGTCVDADQGYVCECPEGFMGLDCTERIPSDCECRNGGRCLGTNTTFCQCPPGFFGLLCEFEVTATPCNMNTQCPDGGYCMEYGGSYLCVCHTGHNVTHALPSPCDSDPCFNGGSCDSHDDSYTCECPRGFHGRHCEKARPHLCSSGPCRNGGTCKESGGEYHCSCPYRFTGRHCEIGKPDSCASGPCHNGGTCFHYIGKYKCDCPPGFSGRHCEIAPSPCFRSPCLNGGTCEDLGTDFFCRCQAGYTGHRCQAEVDCGRPEEVKHATMRFNGTRPGSVALYTCDHGYSLSAPGHTSICLPQGVWSQLPQCLEVDECRSQPCLHGGSCQDHAAGYLCLCSRGYEGAHCELEVDACDSSPCQHGGRCENGGGAYLCVCPEGFFGYHCETVSDPCFSSPCGGRGYCLAINGSHSCTCKVGFTGKDCAKELLPPTALRVERVEESGVSISWSPPEGPATRQVLDGYAVTYVSSDGSYRRTDFVDRSRSSHQLRALAAGRAYNISVFSVKRNTNNKNDISRPAALLTRTRPRPIEDIEVTNVSADAISVRWALHRIHHATVSGIRVSILHPEATEAQSTEVDKSVDRLTFGALLPGRRYTVWVATLSGPGGAEQPTESLASGPLHVWTRPLPPANLTASRVTATSAHVLWDTPTPGTSLEAYVINVTTGQSTKSRYVPNGKLVSYTVRDLLPGRRYQLSVTAVQSSEQGQLHSEPAHLYIITSPRDGNDRRWHQGGHHPRVLRNRPSPVHLPELRLLHTHGAPGTPTPPPSFSELVDGRRRVSARFGVLPSTSATERPQPTTPVPLGNTEEAPQQTHVVLQLPKDSNKDAEITGKPETEAAQE, from the exons GTGAACAACAACGGCATCATCTCCTTCCTCAAGGAGGTCTCCCAGTTCACCCCCGTGGCCTTCCCGATCGCCAAGGACCGCTGCGTGGTGGCCGCCTTCTGGGCAGATGTGGACAACAGGCGTGCAGGTGACGTCTACTACCGGGAGGCCACGGACCCAGCCACGCTGCACAGAGCCACGGAGGACATCAGGCGCTACTTCCCCGAGCTCCCGGACTTCTCTGCCACCTGGGTCTTTGTCGCCACATGGTACCGAGTGACCTTCTTTGGAGGCAGCTCTTCTTCTCCT GTCAATACATTCCAGACGGTGCTGGTCACCAACGGCAAGTCCTCCTTCACCATCTTCAACTACGAGTCCATCTCATGGACCACAGGCACTCATGCCAGCAGTGGGGGCAACTCTGCTGGCCTGGGGGGCATCGCAGCCCAG gcaggCTTCAATGCGGGCGATGGGCGGCGCTACTTCAACATCCCTGGCTCGCGCACCGCAGACATGGCAGAGGTGGAGACCACCACCAACGTGGGTGTGCCCGGGCGCTGGGCGTTCAGAATCGATGATGCCCAGGTGCGCGTGGGGGGCTGCGGCCATACAA CCTCTGTGTGCCTGGCCCTGCGCCCGTGCCTCAACGGCGGCAAGTGCATCGATGACTGTGTCACCGGCAACCCCTCGTACACGTGCTCCTGCCTCGCAGGCTTCACAGGGCGGAGGTGCCACCTGG ATGTGAACGAGTGTGCTTCACACCCGTGTCAGAATGGCGGGACCTGCACCAATGGTGTCAACAGCTTCAGTTGTGAATGCCCAGCTGGCTTCAGGGGACCCACCTGTGAGTCGG CCCTATCCCCATGTGACAGCACAGAGTGTCAAAATGGCGGCCAGTGCCAGGCGGAGAGTGGTTCTGCCGTGTGTGTGTGCCAGGCCGGGTACACGGGGGCCACCTGCGAGACGG ATGTGGACGAGTGTGGCTCAGACCCCTGCCTAAACGGAGGGTCGTGTGTCGACCTGGTGGGGAACTACACCTGCGTGTGTGTGGAGCCCTTCGAGGGACCTCGCTGCGAGACAG GAAGCCACTCAGTGCCTGATGCCTGCCTCTCTGCCCCCTGCCAGAACGGGGGCACCTGTGTGGATGCGGACCAGGGCTACGTGTGCGAGTGCCCGGAAGGCTTCATGGGCCTGGACTGCACGGAGA GAATCCCCAGTGACTGTGAGTGCCGCAACGGAGGCAGGTGCCTGGGTACCAACACGACCTTCTGCCAGTGCCCCCCAGGGTTCTTTGGACTCCTGTGTGAATTTG aAGTCACAGCCACACCCTGCAACATGAACACCCAGTGCCCAGACGGAGGCTACTGCATGGAGTACGGTGGGAGCTACCTGTGTGTCTGCCACACGGGCCACAATGTCACCCACG CCCTGCCATCGCCCTGCGACTCAGACCCTTGCTTCAATGGAGGTTCCTGTGACTCCCACGACGACTCCTACACGTGCGAGTGCCCGCGCGGATTCCACGGCCGGCACTGCGAGAAAG CCCGGCCACACCTGTGCAGCTCAGGGCCCTGTCGGAATGGGGGCACGTGCAAGGAGTCAGGTGGCGAATACCACTGCAGCTGCCCCTACCGCTTCACCGGGAGGCACTGTGAGATCG GGAAACCCGACTCCTGCGCCTCTGGCCCCTGTCACAACGGTGGTACCTGCTTCCACTACATTGGCAAATACAAGTGTGACTGTCCCCCAGGCTTCTCTGGGCGGCACTGTGAGATAG CCCCCTCCCCCTGCTTCCGGAGCCCATGTCTAAATGGGGGCACCTGTGAGGATCTAGGCACGGATTTCTTCTGTCGCTGCCAAGCAGGGTACACAGGACACCGGTGCCAGGCAG AGGTGGACTGTGGCCGCCCAGAAGAGGTGAAGCATGCCACCATGCGCTTCAATGGGACTCGCCCGGGCTCGGTGGCTTTGTACACATGCGACCATGGCTACAGCCTGAGTGCCCCCGGCCACACCAGCATCTGCTTGCCACAAGGTGTCTGGAGTCAGCTCCCCCAGTGCTTAG AAGTGGACGAGTGTCGGTCTCAGCCGTGCCTGCATGGGGGCTCCTGCCAGGACCACGCGGCCGGGTACCTGTGCCTCTGCAGCAGAGGCTATGAGGGAGCCCACTGTGAACTGG AGGTGGATGCCTGTGACTCCAGCCCCTGCCAGCACGGAGGGAGGTGTGAGAACGGCGGTGGGGCCTACCTGTGCGTCTGCCCCGAGGGCTTCTTCGGTTACCACTGTGAGACAG TGAGTGACCCCTGCTTCTCTAGCCCCTGTGGGGGCCGCGGCTACTGCTTGGCCATCAATGGGTCCCACAGCTGCACCTGCAAAGTGGGTTTCACAGGCAAGGACTGTGCCAAAG AGCTCCTTCCACCGACGGCCCTCAGGGTGGAGAGAGTGGAGGAGAGTGGGGTCTCCATCTCCTGGAGCCCACCTGAGGGCCCTGCCACCAGGCAGGTGCTCGATGGCTATGCGGTCACTTACGTCTCCTCCGACGGCTCCTACCGCCGCACGGACTTTGTGGACAGGAGCCGCTCCTCACACCAGCTGAGGGCTCTGGCGGCAGGCCGGGCCTACAACATCTCCGTCTTCTCCGTCAAGCGCAACACCAACAACAAGAACGACATCAGCAGGCCTGCAGCCCTGCTCACCCGCACAC GCCCCCGCCCCATTGAGGACATAGAGGTCACCAACGTGTCAGCTGATGCCATCTCAGTGCGGTGGGCTCTGCACAGGATCCATCATGCCACCGTCAGTGGAATTCGGGTGTCCATTCTCCACCCTGAAGCCACCGAGGCCCAATCCACCGAGGTGGACAAGAGCGTGGACCGACTCACGTTTGG GGCCCTGCTGCCAGGAAGGAGATACACCGTGTGGGTGGCCACCCTCAgtgggcctgggggagcagagcAGCCTACAGAGAGCCTGGCCTCAGGGCCACTGCACGTGTGGACAC GTCCCCTGCCTCCAGCAAACCTCACCGCTTCCCGAGTCACAGCCACCTCTGCCCATGTACTCTGGGACACCCCCACTCCAGGCACATCGCTGGAGGCATATGTCATCAACGTGACCACAGGCCAGAGCACCAAGAGCCGCTACGTCCCCAACGGGAAGCTGGTGTCCTACACCGTTCGGGATCTGCTGCCAGGGCGGCGGTACCAGCTCTCGGTGACGGCCGTGCAGAGCAGCGAGCAGGGCCAGCTGCACAGCGAGCCCGCACACCTCTACATCATCACGT CCCCCAGAGATGGCAATGACAGACGCTGGCACCAGGGAGGACATCACCCACGGGTGCTCAGAAACAGACCATCCCCAGTGCACCTGCCAGAGCTGCGTCTACTCCACACCCACGGCGCCCCCGGAACACCAACCCCGCCCCCGAG CTTCTCGGAACTTGTGGACGGAAGAAGAAGAGTAAGTGCCAGGTTCGGGGTCCTGCCCAGCACCTCAGCCACCGAGAGACCAC AACCCACAACCCCAGTGCCACTCGGGAACACAGAAGAGGCCCCCCAGCAGACCCACGTGGTCCTCCAGCTCCCCAAAGACAGCAACAAGGATGCTGAAA
- the Sned1 gene encoding sushi, nidogen and EGF-like domain-containing protein 1 isoform X6 has protein sequence MRSGAAWALLLAAALGLWTHGVRGAVALADFYPFGAERGDAVTPKQDDGGSGLRPLSVPFPFFGAEHSGLYVNNNGIISFLKEVSQFTPVAFPIAKDRCVVAAFWADVDNRRAGDVYYREATDPATLHRATEDIRRYFPELPDFSATWVFVATWYRVTFFGGSSSSPVNTFQTVLVTNGKSSFTIFNYESISWTTGTHASSGGNSAGLGGIAAQAGFNAGDGRRYFNIPGSRTADMAEVETTTNVGVPGRWAFRIDDAQVRVGGCGHTTSVCLALRPCLNGGKCIDDCVTGNPSYTCSCLAGFTGRRCHLDVNECASHPCQNGGTCTNGVNSFSCECPAGFRGPTCESALSPCDSTECQNGGQCQAESGSAVCVCQAGYTGATCETDVDECGSDPCLNGGSCVDLVGNYTCVCVEPFEGPRCETGSHSVPDACLSAPCQNGGTCVDADQGYVCECPEGFMGLDCTERIPSDCECRNGGRCLGTNTTFCQCPPGFFGLLCEFEVTATPCNMNTQCPDGGYCMEYGGSYLCVCHTGHNVTHALPSPCDSDPCFNGGSCDSHDDSYTCECPRGFHGRHCEKARPHLCSSGPCRNGGTCKESGGEYHCSCPYRFTGRHCEIGKPDSCASGPCHNGGTCFHYIGKYKCDCPPGFSGRHCEIAPSPCFRSPCLNGGTCEDLGTDFFCRCQAGYTGHRCQAEVDCGRPEEVKHATMRFNGTRPGSVALYTCDHGYSLSAPGHTSICLPQGVWSQLPQCLEVDECRSQPCLHGGSCQDHAAGYLCLCSRGYEGAHCELEVDACDSSPCQHGGRCENGGGAYLCVCPEGFFGYHCETVSDPCFSSPCGGRGYCLAINGSHSCTCKVGFTGKDCAKELLPPTALRVERVEESGVSISWSPPEGPATRQVLDGYAVTYVSSDGSYRRTDFVDRSRSSHQLRALAAGRAYNISVFSVKRNTNNKNDISRPAALLTRTRPRPIEDIEVTNVSADAISVRWALHRIHHATVSGIRVSILHPEATEAQSTEVDKSVDRLTFGALLPGRRYTVWVATLSGPGGAEQPTESLASGPLHVWTRPLPPANLTASRVTATSAHVLWDTPTPGTSLEAYVINVTTGQSTKSRYVPNGKLVSYTVRDLLPGRRYQLSVTAVQSSEQGQLHSEPAHLYIITSPRDGNDRRWHQGGHHPRVLRNRPSPVHLPELRLLHTHGAPGTPTPPPSFSELVDGRRRVSARFGVLPSTSATERPQPTTPVPLGNTEEAPQQTHVVLQLPKDSNKDAESTKESTKFTKMSASKSTVRVPASRSPIQLFQETK, from the exons GTGAACAACAACGGCATCATCTCCTTCCTCAAGGAGGTCTCCCAGTTCACCCCCGTGGCCTTCCCGATCGCCAAGGACCGCTGCGTGGTGGCCGCCTTCTGGGCAGATGTGGACAACAGGCGTGCAGGTGACGTCTACTACCGGGAGGCCACGGACCCAGCCACGCTGCACAGAGCCACGGAGGACATCAGGCGCTACTTCCCCGAGCTCCCGGACTTCTCTGCCACCTGGGTCTTTGTCGCCACATGGTACCGAGTGACCTTCTTTGGAGGCAGCTCTTCTTCTCCT GTCAATACATTCCAGACGGTGCTGGTCACCAACGGCAAGTCCTCCTTCACCATCTTCAACTACGAGTCCATCTCATGGACCACAGGCACTCATGCCAGCAGTGGGGGCAACTCTGCTGGCCTGGGGGGCATCGCAGCCCAG gcaggCTTCAATGCGGGCGATGGGCGGCGCTACTTCAACATCCCTGGCTCGCGCACCGCAGACATGGCAGAGGTGGAGACCACCACCAACGTGGGTGTGCCCGGGCGCTGGGCGTTCAGAATCGATGATGCCCAGGTGCGCGTGGGGGGCTGCGGCCATACAA CCTCTGTGTGCCTGGCCCTGCGCCCGTGCCTCAACGGCGGCAAGTGCATCGATGACTGTGTCACCGGCAACCCCTCGTACACGTGCTCCTGCCTCGCAGGCTTCACAGGGCGGAGGTGCCACCTGG ATGTGAACGAGTGTGCTTCACACCCGTGTCAGAATGGCGGGACCTGCACCAATGGTGTCAACAGCTTCAGTTGTGAATGCCCAGCTGGCTTCAGGGGACCCACCTGTGAGTCGG CCCTATCCCCATGTGACAGCACAGAGTGTCAAAATGGCGGCCAGTGCCAGGCGGAGAGTGGTTCTGCCGTGTGTGTGTGCCAGGCCGGGTACACGGGGGCCACCTGCGAGACGG ATGTGGACGAGTGTGGCTCAGACCCCTGCCTAAACGGAGGGTCGTGTGTCGACCTGGTGGGGAACTACACCTGCGTGTGTGTGGAGCCCTTCGAGGGACCTCGCTGCGAGACAG GAAGCCACTCAGTGCCTGATGCCTGCCTCTCTGCCCCCTGCCAGAACGGGGGCACCTGTGTGGATGCGGACCAGGGCTACGTGTGCGAGTGCCCGGAAGGCTTCATGGGCCTGGACTGCACGGAGA GAATCCCCAGTGACTGTGAGTGCCGCAACGGAGGCAGGTGCCTGGGTACCAACACGACCTTCTGCCAGTGCCCCCCAGGGTTCTTTGGACTCCTGTGTGAATTTG aAGTCACAGCCACACCCTGCAACATGAACACCCAGTGCCCAGACGGAGGCTACTGCATGGAGTACGGTGGGAGCTACCTGTGTGTCTGCCACACGGGCCACAATGTCACCCACG CCCTGCCATCGCCCTGCGACTCAGACCCTTGCTTCAATGGAGGTTCCTGTGACTCCCACGACGACTCCTACACGTGCGAGTGCCCGCGCGGATTCCACGGCCGGCACTGCGAGAAAG CCCGGCCACACCTGTGCAGCTCAGGGCCCTGTCGGAATGGGGGCACGTGCAAGGAGTCAGGTGGCGAATACCACTGCAGCTGCCCCTACCGCTTCACCGGGAGGCACTGTGAGATCG GGAAACCCGACTCCTGCGCCTCTGGCCCCTGTCACAACGGTGGTACCTGCTTCCACTACATTGGCAAATACAAGTGTGACTGTCCCCCAGGCTTCTCTGGGCGGCACTGTGAGATAG CCCCCTCCCCCTGCTTCCGGAGCCCATGTCTAAATGGGGGCACCTGTGAGGATCTAGGCACGGATTTCTTCTGTCGCTGCCAAGCAGGGTACACAGGACACCGGTGCCAGGCAG AGGTGGACTGTGGCCGCCCAGAAGAGGTGAAGCATGCCACCATGCGCTTCAATGGGACTCGCCCGGGCTCGGTGGCTTTGTACACATGCGACCATGGCTACAGCCTGAGTGCCCCCGGCCACACCAGCATCTGCTTGCCACAAGGTGTCTGGAGTCAGCTCCCCCAGTGCTTAG AAGTGGACGAGTGTCGGTCTCAGCCGTGCCTGCATGGGGGCTCCTGCCAGGACCACGCGGCCGGGTACCTGTGCCTCTGCAGCAGAGGCTATGAGGGAGCCCACTGTGAACTGG AGGTGGATGCCTGTGACTCCAGCCCCTGCCAGCACGGAGGGAGGTGTGAGAACGGCGGTGGGGCCTACCTGTGCGTCTGCCCCGAGGGCTTCTTCGGTTACCACTGTGAGACAG TGAGTGACCCCTGCTTCTCTAGCCCCTGTGGGGGCCGCGGCTACTGCTTGGCCATCAATGGGTCCCACAGCTGCACCTGCAAAGTGGGTTTCACAGGCAAGGACTGTGCCAAAG AGCTCCTTCCACCGACGGCCCTCAGGGTGGAGAGAGTGGAGGAGAGTGGGGTCTCCATCTCCTGGAGCCCACCTGAGGGCCCTGCCACCAGGCAGGTGCTCGATGGCTATGCGGTCACTTACGTCTCCTCCGACGGCTCCTACCGCCGCACGGACTTTGTGGACAGGAGCCGCTCCTCACACCAGCTGAGGGCTCTGGCGGCAGGCCGGGCCTACAACATCTCCGTCTTCTCCGTCAAGCGCAACACCAACAACAAGAACGACATCAGCAGGCCTGCAGCCCTGCTCACCCGCACAC GCCCCCGCCCCATTGAGGACATAGAGGTCACCAACGTGTCAGCTGATGCCATCTCAGTGCGGTGGGCTCTGCACAGGATCCATCATGCCACCGTCAGTGGAATTCGGGTGTCCATTCTCCACCCTGAAGCCACCGAGGCCCAATCCACCGAGGTGGACAAGAGCGTGGACCGACTCACGTTTGG GGCCCTGCTGCCAGGAAGGAGATACACCGTGTGGGTGGCCACCCTCAgtgggcctgggggagcagagcAGCCTACAGAGAGCCTGGCCTCAGGGCCACTGCACGTGTGGACAC GTCCCCTGCCTCCAGCAAACCTCACCGCTTCCCGAGTCACAGCCACCTCTGCCCATGTACTCTGGGACACCCCCACTCCAGGCACATCGCTGGAGGCATATGTCATCAACGTGACCACAGGCCAGAGCACCAAGAGCCGCTACGTCCCCAACGGGAAGCTGGTGTCCTACACCGTTCGGGATCTGCTGCCAGGGCGGCGGTACCAGCTCTCGGTGACGGCCGTGCAGAGCAGCGAGCAGGGCCAGCTGCACAGCGAGCCCGCACACCTCTACATCATCACGT CCCCCAGAGATGGCAATGACAGACGCTGGCACCAGGGAGGACATCACCCACGGGTGCTCAGAAACAGACCATCCCCAGTGCACCTGCCAGAGCTGCGTCTACTCCACACCCACGGCGCCCCCGGAACACCAACCCCGCCCCCGAG CTTCTCGGAACTTGTGGACGGAAGAAGAAGAGTAAGTGCCAGGTTCGGGGTCCTGCCCAGCACCTCAGCCACCGAGAGACCAC AACCCACAACCCCAGTGCCACTCGGGAACACAGAAGAGGCCCCCCAGCAGACCCACGTGGTCCTCCAGCTCCCCAAAGACAGCAACAAGGATGCTGAAA
- the Sned1 gene encoding sushi, nidogen and EGF-like domain-containing protein 1 isoform X8 — MVPSDLLWRQLFFSCQYIPDGAGHQRQVLLHHLQLRVHLMDHRHSCQQWGQLCWPGGHRSPGFNAGDGRRYFNIPGSRTADMAEVETTTNVGVPGRWAFRIDDAQVRVGGCGHTTSVCLALRPCLNGGKCIDDCVTGNPSYTCSCLAGFTGRRCHLDVNECASHPCQNGGTCTNGVNSFSCECPAGFRGPTCESALSPCDSTECQNGGQCQAESGSAVCVCQAGYTGATCETDVDECGSDPCLNGGSCVDLVGNYTCVCVEPFEGPRCETGSHSVPDACLSAPCQNGGTCVDADQGYVCECPEGFMGLDCTERIPSDCECRNGGRCLGTNTTFCQCPPGFFGLLCEFEVTATPCNMNTQCPDGGYCMEYGGSYLCVCHTGHNVTHALPSPCDSDPCFNGGSCDSHDDSYTCECPRGFHGRHCEKARPHLCSSGPCRNGGTCKESGGEYHCSCPYRFTGRHCEIGKPDSCASGPCHNGGTCFHYIGKYKCDCPPGFSGRHCEIAPSPCFRSPCLNGGTCEDLGTDFFCRCQAGYTGHRCQAEVDCGRPEEVKHATMRFNGTRPGSVALYTCDHGYSLSAPGHTSICLPQGVWSQLPQCLEVDECRSQPCLHGGSCQDHAAGYLCLCSRGYEGAHCELEVDACDSSPCQHGGRCENGGGAYLCVCPEGFFGYHCETVSDPCFSSPCGGRGYCLAINGSHSCTCKVGFTGKDCAKELLPPTALRVERVEESGVSISWSPPEGPATRQVLDGYAVTYVSSDGSYRRTDFVDRSRSSHQLRALAAGRAYNISVFSVKRNTNNKNDISRPAALLTRTRPRPIEDIEVTNVSADAISVRWALHRIHHATVSGIRVSILHPEATEAQSTEVDKSVDRLTFGALLPGRRYTVWVATLSGPGGAEQPTESLASGPLHVWTRPLPPANLTASRVTATSAHVLWDTPTPGTSLEAYVINVTTGQSTKSRYVPNGKLVSYTVRDLLPGRRYQLSVTAVQSSEQGQLHSEPAHLYIITSPRDGNDRRWHQGGHHPRVLRNRPSPVHLPELRLLHTHGAPGTPTPPPSFSELVDGRRRVSARFGVLPSTSATERPQPTTPVPLGNTEEAPQQTHVVLQLPKDSNKDAESAPESCSEGACQNGGTCVPGADAHHCDCGPGFKGRRCELACKKVPRPCTRLFSETKSFPVWEGAVCHHVSGLTVQGLLVPPLWLIVTQELLQGFQYAPSTSQDLPFLSVAEGSLGETPATVIL; from the exons ATGGTACCGAGTGACCTTCTTTGGAGGCAGCTCTTCTTCTCCT GTCAATACATTCCAGACGGTGCTGGTCACCAACGGCAAGTCCTCCTTCACCATCTTCAACTACGAGTCCATCTCATGGACCACAGGCACTCATGCCAGCAGTGGGGGCAACTCTGCTGGCCTGGGGGGCATCGCAGCCCAG gCTTCAATGCGGGCGATGGGCGGCGCTACTTCAACATCCCTGGCTCGCGCACCGCAGACATGGCAGAGGTGGAGACCACCACCAACGTGGGTGTGCCCGGGCGCTGGGCGTTCAGAATCGATGATGCCCAGGTGCGCGTGGGGGGCTGCGGCCATACAA CCTCTGTGTGCCTGGCCCTGCGCCCGTGCCTCAACGGCGGCAAGTGCATCGATGACTGTGTCACCGGCAACCCCTCGTACACGTGCTCCTGCCTCGCAGGCTTCACAGGGCGGAGGTGCCACCTGG ATGTGAACGAGTGTGCTTCACACCCGTGTCAGAATGGCGGGACCTGCACCAATGGTGTCAACAGCTTCAGTTGTGAATGCCCAGCTGGCTTCAGGGGACCCACCTGTGAGTCGG CCCTATCCCCATGTGACAGCACAGAGTGTCAAAATGGCGGCCAGTGCCAGGCGGAGAGTGGTTCTGCCGTGTGTGTGTGCCAGGCCGGGTACACGGGGGCCACCTGCGAGACGG ATGTGGACGAGTGTGGCTCAGACCCCTGCCTAAACGGAGGGTCGTGTGTCGACCTGGTGGGGAACTACACCTGCGTGTGTGTGGAGCCCTTCGAGGGACCTCGCTGCGAGACAG GAAGCCACTCAGTGCCTGATGCCTGCCTCTCTGCCCCCTGCCAGAACGGGGGCACCTGTGTGGATGCGGACCAGGGCTACGTGTGCGAGTGCCCGGAAGGCTTCATGGGCCTGGACTGCACGGAGA GAATCCCCAGTGACTGTGAGTGCCGCAACGGAGGCAGGTGCCTGGGTACCAACACGACCTTCTGCCAGTGCCCCCCAGGGTTCTTTGGACTCCTGTGTGAATTTG aAGTCACAGCCACACCCTGCAACATGAACACCCAGTGCCCAGACGGAGGCTACTGCATGGAGTACGGTGGGAGCTACCTGTGTGTCTGCCACACGGGCCACAATGTCACCCACG CCCTGCCATCGCCCTGCGACTCAGACCCTTGCTTCAATGGAGGTTCCTGTGACTCCCACGACGACTCCTACACGTGCGAGTGCCCGCGCGGATTCCACGGCCGGCACTGCGAGAAAG CCCGGCCACACCTGTGCAGCTCAGGGCCCTGTCGGAATGGGGGCACGTGCAAGGAGTCAGGTGGCGAATACCACTGCAGCTGCCCCTACCGCTTCACCGGGAGGCACTGTGAGATCG GGAAACCCGACTCCTGCGCCTCTGGCCCCTGTCACAACGGTGGTACCTGCTTCCACTACATTGGCAAATACAAGTGTGACTGTCCCCCAGGCTTCTCTGGGCGGCACTGTGAGATAG CCCCCTCCCCCTGCTTCCGGAGCCCATGTCTAAATGGGGGCACCTGTGAGGATCTAGGCACGGATTTCTTCTGTCGCTGCCAAGCAGGGTACACAGGACACCGGTGCCAGGCAG AGGTGGACTGTGGCCGCCCAGAAGAGGTGAAGCATGCCACCATGCGCTTCAATGGGACTCGCCCGGGCTCGGTGGCTTTGTACACATGCGACCATGGCTACAGCCTGAGTGCCCCCGGCCACACCAGCATCTGCTTGCCACAAGGTGTCTGGAGTCAGCTCCCCCAGTGCTTAG AAGTGGACGAGTGTCGGTCTCAGCCGTGCCTGCATGGGGGCTCCTGCCAGGACCACGCGGCCGGGTACCTGTGCCTCTGCAGCAGAGGCTATGAGGGAGCCCACTGTGAACTGG AGGTGGATGCCTGTGACTCCAGCCCCTGCCAGCACGGAGGGAGGTGTGAGAACGGCGGTGGGGCCTACCTGTGCGTCTGCCCCGAGGGCTTCTTCGGTTACCACTGTGAGACAG TGAGTGACCCCTGCTTCTCTAGCCCCTGTGGGGGCCGCGGCTACTGCTTGGCCATCAATGGGTCCCACAGCTGCACCTGCAAAGTGGGTTTCACAGGCAAGGACTGTGCCAAAG AGCTCCTTCCACCGACGGCCCTCAGGGTGGAGAGAGTGGAGGAGAGTGGGGTCTCCATCTCCTGGAGCCCACCTGAGGGCCCTGCCACCAGGCAGGTGCTCGATGGCTATGCGGTCACTTACGTCTCCTCCGACGGCTCCTACCGCCGCACGGACTTTGTGGACAGGAGCCGCTCCTCACACCAGCTGAGGGCTCTGGCGGCAGGCCGGGCCTACAACATCTCCGTCTTCTCCGTCAAGCGCAACACCAACAACAAGAACGACATCAGCAGGCCTGCAGCCCTGCTCACCCGCACAC GCCCCCGCCCCATTGAGGACATAGAGGTCACCAACGTGTCAGCTGATGCCATCTCAGTGCGGTGGGCTCTGCACAGGATCCATCATGCCACCGTCAGTGGAATTCGGGTGTCCATTCTCCACCCTGAAGCCACCGAGGCCCAATCCACCGAGGTGGACAAGAGCGTGGACCGACTCACGTTTGG GGCCCTGCTGCCAGGAAGGAGATACACCGTGTGGGTGGCCACCCTCAgtgggcctgggggagcagagcAGCCTACAGAGAGCCTGGCCTCAGGGCCACTGCACGTGTGGACAC GTCCCCTGCCTCCAGCAAACCTCACCGCTTCCCGAGTCACAGCCACCTCTGCCCATGTACTCTGGGACACCCCCACTCCAGGCACATCGCTGGAGGCATATGTCATCAACGTGACCACAGGCCAGAGCACCAAGAGCCGCTACGTCCCCAACGGGAAGCTGGTGTCCTACACCGTTCGGGATCTGCTGCCAGGGCGGCGGTACCAGCTCTCGGTGACGGCCGTGCAGAGCAGCGAGCAGGGCCAGCTGCACAGCGAGCCCGCACACCTCTACATCATCACGT CCCCCAGAGATGGCAATGACAGACGCTGGCACCAGGGAGGACATCACCCACGGGTGCTCAGAAACAGACCATCCCCAGTGCACCTGCCAGAGCTGCGTCTACTCCACACCCACGGCGCCCCCGGAACACCAACCCCGCCCCCGAG CTTCTCGGAACTTGTGGACGGAAGAAGAAGAGTAAGTGCCAGGTTCGGGGTCCTGCCCAGCACCTCAGCCACCGAGAGACCAC AACCCACAACCCCAGTGCCACTCGGGAACACAGAAGAGGCCCCCCAGCAGACCCACGTGGTCCTCCAGCTCCCCAAAGACAGCAACAAGGATGCTGAAA